A stretch of Homo sapiens chromosome 12, GRCh38.p14 Primary Assembly DNA encodes these proteins:
- the ARHGDIB gene encoding rho GDP-dissociation inhibitor 2 gives MTEKAPEPHVEEDDDDELDSKLNYKPPPQKSLKELQEMDKDDESLIKYKKTLLGDGPVVTDPKAPNVVVTRLTLVCESAPGPITMDLTGDLEALKKETIVLKEGSEYRVKIHFKVNRDIVSGLKYVQHTYRTGVKVDKATFMVGSYGPRPEEYEFLTPVEEAPKGMLARGTYHNKSFFTDDDKQDHLSWEWNLSIKKEWTE, from the exons ATGACTGAAAAAGCCCCAGAGCCACATGTGGAGGAGGATGACGATGATGAGCTGGACAGCAAGCTCAATTATAAGCCTCCACCACAGAAGTCCCTGAAAGAGCTGCAGGAAATGGACAAAGATGATGAGAGTCTAATTAAGTACAAGAAAACGCTGCTGGGAGATGGTCCTGTGGTGACAG ATCCGAAAGCCCCCAATGTCGTTGTCACCCGGCTCACCCTGGTTTGTGAGAGTGCCCCGGGACCAATCACCATGGACCTTACTG GAGATCTGGAAGCCCTCAAAAAGGAAACCATTGTGTTAAAGGAAGGTTCTGAATATAGAGTCAAAATTCACTTCAAA GTGAACAGGGATATTGTGTCAGGCCTGAAATACGTTCAGCACACCTACAGGACTGGGGTGAAAG TGGATAAAGCAACATTTATGGTTGGCAGCTATGGACCTCGGCCTGAGGAGTATGAGTTCCTCACTCCAGTTGAGGAGGCTCCCAAGGGCATGCTGGCGCGAGGCACGTACCACAACAAGTCCTTCTTCACCGACGATGACAAGCAAGACCACCTCAGCTGGGAGTGGAACCTGTCGATTAAGAAGGAGTGGACAGAATGA